Sequence from the Torulaspora delbrueckii CBS 1146 chromosome 5, complete genome genome:
GCTGCTATCTGAGGTTAAGCGATAATTTGGAAGCTCGCAGATTACTACAACAAGCACTTCCGCAGAAATTAAGAGATAATACATTCACAGAAGTACTACGTGATGATGTGGGATCCAAAAGATGCTTAGCTCAGCTCTTATTGACCTTGAATGAGGACTCATCGTCTTAGTTACCCTGTAATAGTCACTATATACGCCTCTCGCGGCAACTCATGAAGGAATAACTACCCAAAACAACACTCTTTAACCAATATTTATAAGCTTCAAGAGGGGTCAATTGCTGCGTGAGACACTTGCAATGTCTACTCATACTTAcaagaagtttgaaaaTGCGGAATCTGGGGAACTCCCAGATCGTATGACCATTTATCAGGATTGTATGAGTGAGTTCAATGAATCACCGATTAATAGTAAAAGGTGTCGTCTATTGATCTCTAGGCTGCTTAGATTACTTGCACAAGGTGAAACTTTCCCAGAGAGTGAAGCTACTGCacttttcttctccatttcCAAACTTTTCCAACACCAAAATGATTCATTAAGACAAGCGGTGTATTTGGCTATCAAGGAACTCAGTGGGATCTCTCAGGATGTATTGATGGCTACTTCGTCAATCATGAAGGATATTCAAAACGGATCTGAACTTGTAAAACCAAATGCGATCAGATCCTTGACTGCCGTGCTTGACGAGTCCACAGCGTTCTCCGCCGAGAGGTTGTTGAAGAGTGCATTAGTTAGTAGACACccttcaatctcttctgcGGCTCTGTGCACGTCATACAACTTATTACCTATTGCGGAGGTCACAGTCAAGAGATTCGCTAATGAGACTCAGGAAGCAGTGGTCGATTTGAAATCCTTCCCACATAAGAACTTGGTTGGTGAATATTACCCAAATTCTACTTTTATTACTCAGTACCATGCTTTGGGATTGTTGTACCAGCTAAAGAAGAACGATAAGATGgcattgttgaaaatggtcagacaattttcaaacaacaacactttgaaaaatcagCTGGCCAAGATCGAATTAGTTAAATTGGTTaatgaattgatcaataaaGACAGTCAATTGTTTGTTGATTTTCAGTCTTTGCTCATGGAATGGTTGTCAAACAAGCACGAGTCGGTTCAATTGGAAACTGCTAAATTGATCACTAATTTTGCAACTCATAACTCAAGGTTGATCTCCTCCGAACTCTTTGCTTCCGCGGTGACCACTTTGCAATCGTTATTGACCGTTCCAAGAGTTTCGGCTAAATTCGCGGCATTGAGAATACTTAATAGAATCTCAATGATCTCGCCAGAGAAGATTGTGGTTTGTAACCCTGAATTGGAGTCCTTGATCAACGACCCAAACAGAAATATTTCCACTTATGCGATCACAACTCTGTTGAAGACCGGTACTGCCAAAAATAttacttctttgatctcaacGATCACCAAATTTATCCACGATGTCTCGGACGACTTCAAGatcattatcattgatGCTGTCCGTACTCTGTCACTCAATTTCCCCAACGAATGGAAGACCATATTGAACTTCCTCATCGACGTGTTAAAAAACGGTGAAGgtggtttcaaattcaagaacaatATTGTTGAGGCGTTGATCGATATGGTCACTTTTGTCCCGCAGGCAAAAGAAATGGCATTAGAGAACTTGTGtgatttcatcgaagaCTGTGAGTTCAACGAAATCCTTGCAAGAATCTTGCATCTATTGGGTAAAGAGGGTCCATCTACCTCAAACCCATCATTATACGTCAGACACATTTACAACAGAGTCGTGCTCGAAAACGCTATTATTAGATCCGCAGCAGTTGTCTCGTTGTCCAAGTTCGCCTTGACCAAGAACGACCCTTCATTGAGTGACTCCATCATCAGCTTATTGAGAAGAATCGCTAACGATAAGGATGACGAAGTGAGAGATAGAGCTACTATTGCGTTGAAATTCATTGAGTCCGCTAAGAAGGACACAAGTTCAGAAGCTCAAACCCTCCTCCAATCGAACTACTCATTTGATTTTAACGCATTAGAATCAAAATTAAACACTTACATTTCTTCCAACACAGACTCTTTCAAGACCCCATTCGATGTGACTTCGATACGTAAACTCACCGAAGGAGATATT
This genomic interval carries:
- the SEC21 gene encoding coatomer subunit gamma (similar to Saccharomyces cerevisiae SEC21 (YNL287W); ancestral locus Anc_3.73), with the protein product MSTHTYKKFENAESGELPDRMTIYQDCMSEFNESPINSKRCRLLISRLLRLLAQGETFPESEATALFFSISKLFQHQNDSLRQAVYLAIKELSGISQDVLMATSSIMKDIQNGSELVKPNAIRSLTAVLDESTAFSAERLLKSALVSRHPSISSAALCTSYNLLPIAEVTVKRFANETQEAVVDLKSFPHKNLVGEYYPNSTFITQYHALGLLYQLKKNDKMALLKMVRQFSNNNTLKNQLAKIELVKLVNELINKDSQLFVDFQSLLMEWLSNKHESVQLETAKLITNFATHNSRLISSELFASAVTTLQSLLTVPRVSAKFAALRILNRISMISPEKIVVCNPELESLINDPNRNISTYAITTLLKTGTAKNITSLISTITKFIHDVSDDFKIIIIDAVRTLSLNFPNEWKTILNFLIDVLKNGEGGFKFKNNIVEALIDMVTFVPQAKEMALENLCDFIEDCEFNEILARILHLLGKEGPSTSNPSLYVRHIYNRVVLENAIIRSAAVVSLSKFALTKNDPSLSDSIISLLRRIANDKDDEVRDRATIALKFIESAKKDTSSEAQTLLQSNYSFDFNALESKLNTYISSNTDSFKTPFDVTSIRKLTEGDIKALDLKRKQDKFTKGEFETSVESTPGMIDDNLISKRADSSFAGPSAHDHQQDLLATKYAEDLMSIEQIKEFGPLVNSSQIVALTESEAEFVVRGVKHLFANNVVFQFNITNTLTDTALDNVTVTCTPEVEPSELEELFTIPIDRLLPSAEAACYVAFKKTEDMVMESFLTNLMFTTKEVNPETNEPFEGDEGFQDEYDIDSIFLNAGDYIKSSFVGDFTKAFDELPNEEVAVYNIKENISLQELVDRLVVNTSCLPLENTQYAPSDSNSHTVKLFGQSASKGTKIALIVKLIKTSKGIAIKAQGRAEDATLCADLVNGLM